AGTGGATACTAGATTATATTTCCATTCGAGACATGGATAATCCGGCTGAAGAACTGATAACAGTAAAGAAACCAAAAATGATTGATAGTGGATCGCCCACTTCATTCATCCGCTCGGATAAGTTGCTGAACCTGGGTACATACAACCCCACTACTATTCCGACTCAAAAGTTAGCGAGCCTGGAATTTGACTGGCTTGTTTTCGGAAAGGCAGTGGCGGTAGTGCTGTTAGTTAAAATTGTGCGAAATCAAGCAGTTGCCTATGGTACTAGTTGCCTTCTGCCGAAAACTCTCAATTTTTCGTTCCCATCTCGTCTCTTCGAACCCACTATCCCTGCGACATGAGTACCATGGCCATTTCCGTCGCCTGGCCCCTCACCGGTGAGATCTAGACCAAATATCGCCCTTCCTTGGAAATCCTCATGTTTCTTGTAGATCCCAGTATCGATTAGTGCTCCATATCCTTAAAACTGCACATAGAATCATTCTTTGATTGGTTTATGCAAGCTTCTTTGCCATGGTCTCCGCCGTCAGTAACTTCTCTTTTGACAAGAGAGCCTCAACCTCTAAAGCCTCAACCTCTAATCTCTTAGCCTCAAGCTTGATTGATTCAATGCTTTCCGAAATTTCGCCAAATCTGACCTGCGCCAACCTAGCCCATTGAAACAATTGTCCACAGGCTTTACTTGCTCTATGGACTTTCTCAAAGCTGAATTCCGGCGACGACAGATTTGTTTGCTTCGTTTCGGCGTCGAAGTGTAGTATTTTGGGCATAAACTCATCCGACCGAACGAATTGCTGGCTACCACGCCACATCGAAGTTTGATGAGCTAAAAGAGAGCAAACAGCCTCTAAGATAAGTTTGACGGCTTGTGATCAATTGGCTGAGTAGTAAAATCCTGTGGGACTTCAGGCCTATTAGCAGTGGAGAGATAACTCTGGCGATACCACTACCGCGGTTTGCAATGGATTCGTCACCGTTTGTCTCGGCGGGTTGACTACCAAGTTAAGGCGTGGTGTTTCCTTTGACGCTGTCGTCTGCTCTCCGGTTCGTCCTCGGACGACGTGGTGAAGTAGTAATCctctttgatattttgCCCGTAGTAAACCTCGTCATTGAAAGAATCCTCCTGCCTGCCTGCAGCAGCCCGCTTCAGCAGCCTCTTAGTGCGTTTGTTGGTTAGGGTGGCAAATCTGAAAACTTTTTGTGGTCGTTCCGTAACTAAACAGACCTTAAAGAACAACTCACACTGTTTGGGAATAGCAGAAGCGCAGTGGTAGGAGTATTCGTGAGGTTGCAGTCCATGATATCTGTGCTGCAGTGAACCGCAGATCGAGCAGAGGCTATGTTGACACCACAAGCGATCCAGAACTGCGTGAGGAAGTTTCAGGAGCAAGAGCTGGAATCGAATGTGGATCATTCGGTTCTGCAACAACAGAAGAGCCAGTTGGAGGGCAAGTTGCTGCGCGAACGGTATCTGACGAAgcggctgcagctgctgtACTCGCAGATCGACAAGACTAGGAACTACCAGGAGTTTGTCGACCTGCTGATGAACAGCAGGTCGCTGCTGCGAGAGATCTTCACGGTGGAGGGGCTTGGCAGGCGGGCCAGGCATGCGGATCCCGAGGTGGACTGGTCCAAGTTCGGGGTCGACATCGCGGATTATGTGGCCCGCAACGACGAGCTGCTGGCGTTGTACAACGACGGTCTGCTGTGACGGCCGTTACGcttcgatatcttcctGTTTTTAGTGCTTCTGATTTTGCGTGTATATGTGTGTTTAGTATAACAGGGCTGTCGCCCTTTCAGATGGCCGTATTACTAACGTCTACAGCACAGCAAAAGATGTTCAGAACCGCAGCACAGCCGGTGTCCTTCAGGACGTATCTTGGCGCTAGCAAGACGTTCGCCAGGTTCAAAGGCTACAGTTCGATCCCCAAGCTCACTTCGCTGGCTGACTTCCAGAGCAGCATCAAGGGCTCGAAGCTCTCAGTCGTGGACTTCTATGCTACGTGGTGCGGCCCATGCAAGGCTATGGCACCTCACCTCTCCAAGCTGGTCGACGAGTATCCTGACGTGGGTTTCTACAAGGTGGATGTCGACGAGAGCCCGGACGTTGCTCAGCATTGCCAGGTCAGTGCAATGCCCACGTTTGTGTTCGCCAAGAACGGCGAAATGCTGGGTAAAATAATCGGTGCCAACCCCCAGGGCATCGAGCAAGGCATCAAGCAGCTCCAGTGATGTGATAGTATTCTATAGCGTTTTTATAGGTTTATGTTTAACAGTGATCAGTGTATCGAGTTCCTGAAAAGTTGCTGCCAGCGAACATACAGCAGCATCCAGGTGTTCAAGATGAGTCTGCCCTTCTCCAAGGTGATGCAGGCACTGGTGGCCAAGACGGCCCCAGAACCAATCTACTCCTATAAGGTGAGTCCGGTGGTGAAAGCTGGTTCGTGGGCTTTGTCGCTGGTGTTCTTCACCTACGGTGCTACATATGCCAACTGGTCCTATGAGTCGTCGCAGACCGTTTACAAAGAGGCTGATGACGCCACGAAGAACGATTGGAAGTTCCTGGTCAAGAGTTTCGCACCTATGGGTCTAACGGTAATCCCACTGTCGCTGGCCGTCGCTGCAGTATACGTCCCATCGAGAATCGTCACTAAGGCAACGTATGTACCGAGGAGGAACGGCACCCCAGAGTGCGAACTGGTCCGCCGTTCTGCCATCCTGGGCAGGGAGGTCAGCGTGGTCAGACCCTTGACGCAATTGACTAGAAACGGCAAGACTCGTGTGTTCACGGGCGTCGGCAATCAAGGCGTCGAGGACAAGGGTTCTTTCGTGTTCTTCCTGTCGGACCGCAGTGGCCTGGCCAGAAGATGGTTCAATAAGGTGTACATATTTCCCAGATCCGGCAGGTTTTGGGCCTCAGACGGCCGTATATTCGATGCTCTATTTGGCGGAGATTCGATACGTGATCTTGAACTGAAGACTAAGGACTACAAGAATGGGCTGGATTCGAAAATTCTACAGGATGTTAAACAGGATAGAAGCATGTTGGATGAGTTGATTCAGCAGAACTCGTCCAGAGCGAAATTTCACTCCGGGTCCAAGACTTCCGATCTATCTAAGAGAATCGTTggctcatcatcttcacAGAAGGCCAAAGGATCTCAGTAATAGGTCAAAAAACAGAGCATACGAGAAGTAAAGCCCTGTTCTGATGTTGCTTGTGAACGCTCTCCAACAATCTTTGGGGTTATCGAGATCAACATTTCTGATCATTGTAAATAGTCTGTATGCAAAGATCGATAGTCCTCCGATGAAACCTGGCCCCAGGATCAGTCCGCTGTTGATCCCTGCGAGCGCGAACAGAGCAATTTGGGACGTCGCCAGCACGTTGCAGATCGGCTTTGTCTTGTCCTTCCAGGCCAGAGCTGTCGACTTGATACCAGCCTTCACATCGAAAGCCTTGTCTTGATGTGCGTAGATCGTGTCATATATCATGCACCATAGGAAATTGCCAGCAAATAACGGAATCATAGTGGGCCAATCGATGATTCCCATAGCAGGAAACCCGAGAAGGGCGCCCCACTTAAAACAACCGCTCAGGGCAGCCTGTGGATAGTAAGtaaatcttttgaagagcgGGTACGTGAACACCAGAGGCAGCGAAGCTAGCCCCAACCACCAGCAATCTGGAGGCAGCTGTTTGAGGATGCCAATCCCGATCGCCGTCTGTCCTGCCAGGAAAACTGTTGCCTGCTTGGTAGAAACCCTTCCAGAGGCAATCGGTCTCTCGACGGATCTGATCACCGAGCTGTCGAGCTTGCGGTCCAGCAGGTCGTTGATGGTACAGCCGGCGCCTCTCATTACAAGCGAGCCGACCCCGAAGAGGCCAAGCATCCATGCTGTATGGCCAATCGAAGTGCCCGTCTCCATCGCGGCCATAAGGATGGCAAACGAGCCCGGCAGAAACAGCAGCCACGTTCCGACTGGTTTTTCCAACCGCATGAGTTCGGCATACGGGATCCACTTGGCAGGCAGCTTGGACACAAATGGTCCTAGACCGTTTAGTCTAGCTTCTCGAGCTTTTTGCAACTGCTCGGGAGTGAAAGCCTGATGCGGCCGATCAGACGACTGGAATCGTGTGATGTTCCGTGATGATCGATTGAAACATAGTCTAGCGACGCTAGCGCACGCCAAAGAACTACTAAAGAGCAGATTTTTCGCAGCCAGAGAGCCTGGCTGCGTCACGATATTATAGAAAGGCATTGATGTACCAGCGGTCTGCTAGCTCTGTCAAAGCGTCGTCGAGTATCCACTGTTCTAGTCTTATGAGTGAGAGACCTACAAGATAAGACCCGGCACGTGATTTTTCAGAGCCAGCCAAGGCATCGCTATCCTGGGCTTCTTCGCCCGGCTATTCTACCTGTCACTTCGTCCAGCTTGTCGTCTTGGACTTAACACCGCTATGCCGATGCAAGCTTCAGTTTCCAAGCAGTTTGACCGCTTTGCAGGCCTGCCCGTCATCAGACTGTGTCGGGACGACGCAACTGGGCATTGGACTGCGAATGAGAGTGCAAGACATTGAAAGTGCCAGCTAATAGTGCAGTGAAGAAGTGTGGAAGATAATTGGCTGCGCTTTACTGCAGATCTTCATCGGGCTCATCGGTTTTCAGCTTAAACGAGCGCCAGCTCGTGGCTCGAACATGAAATTTCAGTGAATGTTAAGAACTTCACCACTCTTCTCGACGAGTAAAGGCAAATCGACCCATTGAGTCTCAAGATTGTCATGACTATCCACATTGCTTCGACTACTGCGCCAGTGAACATTGCTGTATGTGTTTGATGAGCGAATGTAGAGTTTTCTCGCACTTTGACCAGTTACTAACCAGTGACGATTGTTTAGACATTGAAATATTGGGGTAAGAGGGACAAGGTTTTGAATCTTCCTACCAATTCGTCTATTTCAGTCACTTTGTCTCAGGATGACTTGAGAACTTTGACTTCTGTTGCAACGGGTCCAGAGCTGTCCGAGGATAAGCTGTTTCTGAACGGCAAGGAAGAGTCGTTGGCTAGCGAGAGAACTCAGAACTGTCTGAAGGATCTACGTAAGCTAAGAAGAGAGCTGGAGGCGTCCGATCCGAGCTTGCCAAAGTTTTCGGAGTGGAAATTGACGATTGTTTCTGAGAACAACTTCCCAACAGCCGCTGGTTTGGCGTCGTCTGCTGCAGGTTTTGCTGCATTGGTCGTTGCCATTGCCAAGCTGTACCAATTGCCTCAATCTCCGTCCGAAATTTCCAAGATTGCCAGAAAAGGATCTGGTTCGGCCTGCAGATCGCTCTTTGGTGGCTACGTTGCTTGGGAAATGGGCGACAGGGAAGACGGTAGCGACTCCAAGGCAGTTGAAGTCGCACCTATGGAGCATTGGTCTGATATGAAGGCTGCTATCCTGGTCGTGAGTGCTTCGAAGAAGGACACCCCCTCAACTAGCGGTATGCAATTGACTGTGCAGACTTCAGACTTGTTTAGAGAAAGAGTCAGAGACGTTGTTCCACGCCGGTTCgaggagatgaagaaggctatcaaggaaaagaacTGGCCAGTGTTTGCTGAGTTGACTATGAAAGACTCTAACTCATTCCATGCAACTTGTCTGGACACTTTTCCGCCCATTTTTTACATGAATGATAcatccaagaagatcatcaagctgTGCCATCAGATCAATGAATTTTACAACGAAACAGTGGTAGCTTATACATTCGATGCTGGCCCAAATGCCGTCCTCTATtatttgaaggagaacgagaagaagcttttcGCCCTCATTTACAAGATCTTTTCCAAAGTCTCCGGATGGGAAGCCAAATTTTCTAACGAGGAATTGAGTCAATTCACAAAGATATTCGATTCATCCTTAGCTAAGGACTTGCCATTCGAATTAGATGACGAACTTTACAAGGGCGTCTCAAGAGTAATTCTGACACAAGTCGGCCCAGGCCCTCAGCCAACCGAAGAATGCTTAATTGATCCAGCAACAGGTCTGCCAAAATAGCACTGTATTCCGTAGGCAGTTTTCTTGCCATATTTTAAATAAATATGTATCATTGAAACATCATAATATAGCTTagagattgatgaagtACATCCAGCGGAGCTTATCAGATGTACTCAAATGCTGACAACGAGAGATTTTATTTCTTTCGCTGAGCATAATATACTGTACACTTCTTTTTATTTTTGTTAAGCTTACATTAATACAAGTTGTTTCTGGCCGAAACTTTTAAGTTCGCCAGAGACCTGCGTCCCGGTTGTTCCCAACACTAGAGTACAAGTTTGGATAACAGATCTCAATCATTCCTTGACTTCTTTAATCTTATTAGAGTCAGAACCGGCATCAATTTTTGTGTATTTCCAAATCCTAGCCTTGCAATCTCCGCTACCCGTAGCGAAAACACCATACTGAGGACCTAATGGGAATCCATTAGCGACTGCAACAGAAATAACCGAGTTTCTGTGACCCTGCAGCATCAATAGTGGATTTCCGGATTTCGTGGCCCAGAATAAAACTCCACGATCTTTGGAACCAGAAAGTATGAATTCATCATTTTGTGTTGTGGCAACGGAGAGAACGAAGTCCTTGTGTCCAGTGTAGGTAACTTCACAGGTTCCTGGTGTAGGCTTTCCGTTATTGTCATTGCTGCCACCTCTCAGATTCCAAAGTTTGACGGATCTATCAAGAGATCCTGAGACAACCCCGTTGCCGTCCCTGGTGAATACGACACTGTAAACAGAGTCTTTATGGCCTGTCCCGAGTTCGTTCTCGGAGTCTAGTCTCTCAACAAGGAACCCGGTGTTAGAATCCCATACGCGAACTGCCCGATCTAAGGATCCGGCCGCGATGAATTTACCGTCTCCAGGGGACACTGCTACAGTAGTAACACCATCTTCTATCGACAAAGTCAACGAGCATTGACCTGTACGCAAGTCCCAGATTCTAACTGTTCTATCTCCTGAACCTGAGACTAGTTTTTCTCCGGATGGGAAGTAGTCTAGAGAGTAAATATCCTGTTCATGACCTTGCAGCACCATAACAATctgtttcttggcaatgtcCCAGATTCTGATCAATCTATCCTCGGCACCAGTGGCCAAAAATTTGCCATCGGGTGAGAAACACACGGAACGAATATAAAGATCGGACGAAGCTGTTTTAGAAGTCGCAAAAGAGTTTGAATCACTGGAGTCCTCCGCGCCGCCAGTACCAACAGGTGCATTACCAGGTTGCGAAGCAGCGTCGTCTGAGAGCCTTGCGACCAAGCTGCCATCGGAGACTCTGAAAACTTGGGTGGTCTTGTTGCACCCCGTGGCTAAGAATTCGCCATCATTGCTGAATCGGACGCAGCACACGACGGAGGAATGATCCAACGAACAATGCAATTCGACGTCCAGTTCACGTGGCAACGCCGGATTGTACAGTATGTAGTAGTCATTGGTCTGTTTCTTTAAATGAGAAGGCACCGTCTGGGAGTCCAAGTCCAATAAAAATGGAGGAATAGGCTTTGTATGGCTAGCACGAACCTTGTAAGGAACAAGATAGTGTTCCTGTTGCGCCGCTGGCTGTTCACCTTCATGCGCCTGTCGCGTTCCTTCCGGTGACGTGCTCGGAGTAGCCTGCGAAGGCACTGGAGAAGCCCCGTTTGGCGGTAGTGCTTGCGCCGTCTCGGCTGCTGCCGGGGCGGCTGCATTCTGCGAAGCAGTGGCCGCAACAGCTTGAGCCTGTGGCTCAGTAGCTGCCTTCTCGCCAGCGACCGCTACAGCAGGAGCAACCACAACCGGCGGAGACTGCTTAACCTCCGCCGAAACGCCCGGTTGAACGCCTGAGACCGATGCAGCCTGCTGTCCCAGGCCTGTAGGAGGCAACGACGAGCCTCCAAAAGCGCTACTTGAAGCAACAGCTGTGCTAGGTGGCACCCCCGGACGCTGTGCCTGCTGCACCTGCTGCGCCTGCTGGTGATGTGCTGTAAAAGAGGCTACCTGTCTGTCCCGCTGCTCCAGCTCAATTTTCAGCCTGttgatttcctcctcatACGCatccttcatcttcctaTGCGTCAATTCCAGCTCATACACCGTATTTCTTATCTGCTGCATCTCTGCAAGCTGCTGGTTTATCTTGAAATCATAGTCCTTCTGATTCTGTAATCGATAGCTATTTGCCTCCTGCGAAACCTGCGAGAACTCCTGTCTTATAgcctccagcagctcgttgACCTTATTCTGCGAAGCAGCCACTACAGATGAcatttcttcgtcttttCTTTTGCCTGAAATCCTCAGTATACACTTCCCGATCACTCCTGATCCCTTACGATCCTCCAGATGGCTTCTAGGCGCTTCCTGTCTCTCTCAATCGCTGCTCTTCTGTTGAAGTTTTGCTTATGGTGTTGTTTATTCCCACCGCTTGCGTGATTCAACAAGCTACTCAAGATCACCGCATACGAACGATTAGAAACCAGCTCAGCTAAGAGACGATTAAAGCCTACGATGAGAGGCCTCGAGAAGCTGGTAACTGGCAGGCTGGAGGGTGTCGAGCACGGTAGCGGAGTTGGGATGGATGCGTTAACGCAGTACAGGAACTCTGTGAAGGAGCGACTCGACAGCGCAGATGTGCTGGTAGCCAAGCTGGTGCATGAGAACACGGTGCTGTCGCAGACGGTGGAAACCAGAACGCAGGAGGTTGAGAACGTGCGACATCAGTTAAAGACGCTGCAGAATAGGGTGGCGGAGCTGGAGGGCCGGGAGGCGCGgcaggaggaagagatagaGATTGTGAAGGATCTATTCGAACACCTGTGTGGGGTGCGAGTGCATAAGTCGTACGAGGACGACACAGGACTGTGGTTTGACGCCTCACAGGGGTCACGGAACGGGATCATGGACTACAAGTTGGGCTTTGTCAAGAACGAGTCGTCTGCCGGGACGGAGGTGGTGTACGTTccgctgctgaagcagcGGAGCTCGGATGAGCTTCGAGCgctgcagaagcagctgcCGGGATACATGTTCGACACGCTCAGCTTTCCGCTCAAATCGCTATATCAGTTTTATTCCAAAATGGCTAGAAGTCTAAGTAAGAAAATAGAATGACGATGGCCGCGGCCGGCTACTGCAGGACTAGGTGGCCCTGCTCCGTGACAACCAGTCGCTTGagcagctccttctttgtATCCTTGCTCTTGACCGTTTTCAGAATCTTGTACAGTGACGTGCCCTTTTCGAGCTTGGGCAGCTTGATCTCGGCGGttttcttgctcttcttggcgGGCTTTGCTTCAACAGCGGGCTTTGCTTCGGGAGCCTTTGCCTCGGGAGTCGGCTTTGCTTCAACCGCGGGCTC
Above is a genomic segment from Torulaspora globosa chromosome 1, complete sequence containing:
- the AHC2 gene encoding Ahc2p (ancestral locus Anc_6.358) — encoded protein: MLTPQAIQNCVRKFQEQELESNVDHSVLQQQKSQLEGKLLRERYLTKRLQLLYSQIDKTRNYQEFVDLLMNSRSLLREIFTVEGLGRRARHADPEVDWSKFGVDIADYVARNDELLALYNDGLL
- the MRX15 gene encoding Mrx15p (ancestral locus Anc_6.360) — its product is MFNSDQCIEFLKSCCQRTYSSIQVFKMSLPFSKVMQALVAKTAPEPIYSYKVSPVVKAGSWALSLVFFTYGATYANWSYESSQTVYKEADDATKNDWKFLVKSFAPMGLTVIPLSLAVAAVYVPSRIVTKATYVPRRNGTPECELVRRSAILGREVSVVRPLTQLTRNGKTRVFTGVGNQGVEDKGSFVFFLSDRSGLARRWFNKVYIFPRSGRFWASDGRIFDALFGGDSIRDLELKTKDYKNGLDSKILQDVKQDRSMLDELIQQNSSRAKFHSGSKTSDLSKRIVGSSSSQKAKGSQ
- the TUP1 gene encoding chromatin-silencing transcriptional regulator TUP1 (ancestral locus Anc_6.363), with protein sequence MSSVVAASQNKVNELLEAIRQEFSQVSQEANSYRLQNQKDYDFKINQQLAEMQQIRNTVYELELTHRKMKDAYEEEINRLKIELEQRDRQVASFTAHHQQAQQVQQAQRPGVPPSTAVASSSAFGGSSLPPTGLGQQAASVSGVQPGVSAEVKQSPPVVVAPAVAVAGEKAATEPQAQAVAATASQNAAAPAAAETAQALPPNGASPVPSQATPSTSPEGTRQAHEGEQPAAQQEHYLVPYKVRASHTKPIPPFLLDLDSQTVPSHLKKQTNDYYILYNPALPRELDVELHCSLDHSSVVCCVRFSNDGEFLATGCNKTTQVFRVSDGSLVARLSDDAASQPGNAPVGTGGAEDSSDSNSFATSKTASSDLYIRSVCFSPDGKFLATGAEDRLIRIWDIAKKQIVMVLQGHEQDIYSLDYFPSGEKLVSGSGDRTVRIWDLRTGQCSLTLSIEDGVTTVAVSPGDGKFIAAGSLDRAVRVWDSNTGFLVERLDSENELGTGHKDSVYSVVFTRDGNGVVSGSLDRSVKLWNLRGGSNDNNGKPTPGTCEVTYTGHKDFVLSVATTQNDEFILSGSKDRGVLFWATKSGNPLLMLQGHRNSVISVAVANGFPLGPQYGVFATGSGDCKARIWKYTKIDAGSDSNKIKEVKE
- the COQ2 gene encoding 4-hydroxybenzoate octaprenyltransferase (ancestral locus Anc_6.361), producing the protein MPFYNIVTQPGSLAAKNLLFSSSLACASVARLCFNRSSRNITRFQSSDRPHQAFTPEQLQKAREARLNGLGPFVSKLPAKWIPYAELMRLEKPVGTWLLFLPGSFAILMAAMETGTSIGHTAWMLGLFGVGSLVMRGAGCTINDLLDRKLDSSVIRSVERPIASGRVSTKQATVFLAGQTAIGIGILKQLPPDCWWLGLASLPLVFTYPLFKRFTYYPQAALSGCFKWGALLGFPAMGIIDWPTMIPLFAGNFLWCMIYDTIYAHQDKAFDVKAGIKSTALAWKDKTKPICNVLATSQIALFALAGINSGLILGPGFIGGLSIFAYRLFTMIRNVDLDNPKDCWRAFTSNIRTGLYFSYALFFDLLLRSFGLL
- the CSM1 gene encoding Csm1p (ancestral locus Anc_6.364) codes for the protein MRGLEKLVTGRLEGVEHGSGVGMDALTQYRNSVKERLDSADVLVAKLVHENTVLSQTVETRTQEVENVRHQLKTLQNRVAELEGREARQEEEIEIVKDLFEHLCGVRVHKSYEDDTGLWFDASQGSRNGIMDYKLGFVKNESSAGTEVVYVPLLKQRSSDELRALQKQLPGYMFDTLSFPLKSLYQFYSKMARSLSKKIE
- the TRX3 gene encoding Trx3p (ancestral locus Anc_6.359); translation: MAVLLTSTAQQKMFRTAAQPVSFRTYLGASKTFARFKGYSSIPKLTSLADFQSSIKGSKLSVVDFYATWCGPCKAMAPHLSKLVDEYPDVGFYKVDVDESPDVAQHCQVSAMPTFVFAKNGEMLGKIIGANPQGIEQGIKQLQ
- the MVD1 gene encoding diphosphomevalonate decarboxylase MVD1 (ancestral locus Anc_6.362); the protein is MGDREDGSDSKAVEVAPMEHWSDMKAAILVVSASKKDTPSTSGMQLTVQTSDLFRERVRDVVPRRFEEMKKAIKEKNWPVFAELTMKDSNSFHATCLDTFPPIFYMNDTSKKIIKLCHQINEFYNETVVAYTFDAGPNAVLYYLKENEKKLFALIYKIFSKVSGWEAKFSNEELSQFTKIFDSSLAKDLPFELDDELYKGVSRVILTQVGPGPQPTEECLIDPATGLPK